A genomic segment from Streptosporangium roseum DSM 43021 encodes:
- a CDS encoding DUF72 domain-containing protein, translating into MRLHVGCAMWTHAQWQGRFLPHPLPPGERLRSYATWCNAVEGNTTFYATPSRSTVESWARQTAPDFRFVAKLPKSITHERRLTGIDEELRSFLEAIEPLGPRAHAIWIQLPGSFAPTDLGALAGFLHRLPRSHRYAVEVRHPAFFDDARSERLLEGVLARVDAEWIPFDTTALFQSPPTSDAEREAWARKPRVPRRSSALTDRPIIRYLGRDDAERTIEGWRQWVGTVTEWVREGRSPTVFIHTPDNADAPMLARRFHEEVRTRLPGIEPLPEPVPTEPLTLF; encoded by the coding sequence ATGCGGCTTCATGTGGGATGCGCGATGTGGACACACGCGCAGTGGCAGGGGCGCTTTCTGCCCCATCCGCTTCCTCCTGGGGAGCGCCTGCGGTCCTACGCGACGTGGTGCAACGCGGTGGAGGGCAACACGACGTTCTACGCGACACCGTCGAGGAGCACAGTGGAGTCGTGGGCGCGGCAGACCGCTCCCGACTTCCGCTTCGTGGCCAAACTGCCCAAGTCGATCACGCATGAGCGTCGCCTTACCGGCATCGACGAGGAGCTCCGATCGTTCCTGGAAGCGATCGAACCACTCGGACCGCGCGCCCACGCCATCTGGATCCAACTGCCGGGATCGTTCGCGCCGACCGACCTCGGCGCCCTGGCGGGCTTTCTTCACCGGCTTCCCCGCTCGCACAGATACGCCGTCGAAGTCCGCCACCCCGCGTTCTTCGATGACGCGCGATCCGAGCGGCTTCTCGAAGGGGTCCTCGCCCGAGTCGACGCCGAGTGGATCCCGTTCGACACCACCGCCCTCTTCCAGAGCCCTCCGACCAGCGACGCCGAGCGAGAGGCGTGGGCGAGGAAACCGCGCGTGCCACGCCGGTCGTCCGCTCTCACCGACCGTCCGATCATCCGCTACCTCGGCCGGGACGACGCGGAGCGTACGATCGAGGGCTGGCGGCAATGGGTCGGCACGGTCACCGAATGGGTGCGCGAAGGCCGCTCGCCGACCGTGTTCATCCACACTCCCGACAACGCCGATGCGCCGATGCTCGCCCGTCGTTTTCATGAGGAGGTGCGGACCCGGCTGCCCGGGATCGAGCCGTTGCCGGAGCCTGTGCCGACCGAGCCGCTGACCCTGTTCTGA
- a CDS encoding sensor histidine kinase, producing MLRIHDWDRVWRALPLGFLGVATLIAEADPSVPSHDRAVTIALAAAVAVWHWWMVLAHPDWPERALAPMACYFAGLLALAWVLSSRHPAYGLLVFACFPMAFAALPGRYAYLGVATTALVAVGGPSALLDAESSWQSVPMLTGAVLAAFIGWSIRAMEAEVERRHAANRALESANLRLARLGEENAELQGRLLAAARQTGVAGERGRLAREFHDTVAQGLVAIVTQIEATEEAVNDADAVRRRLAVVRSLARESLAEVRRSLDDLRPGPLAETRLPEALSALVSGWSATHELPAMLTVTGTARLLHPEVEVTVYRAVQEALANVARHAEAGKTGVTLSYMEDVVVADIRDDGVGFDSSGAGGGGFGLTAMRQRVVRLAGNVEVESAPGQGTAVSVTVPAIPAEAEREAT from the coding sequence GTGCTGCGGATTCACGACTGGGACAGGGTGTGGCGCGCCCTGCCGCTGGGCTTCCTCGGAGTGGCGACCCTGATCGCGGAGGCCGACCCGTCGGTGCCGTCGCACGACCGGGCCGTCACGATCGCGCTGGCCGCCGCCGTGGCGGTGTGGCACTGGTGGATGGTGCTGGCGCACCCCGACTGGCCGGAGCGGGCGCTGGCACCGATGGCGTGCTACTTCGCCGGGCTCCTCGCGCTGGCGTGGGTGCTGTCCTCGCGCCACCCGGCGTACGGGCTCCTGGTGTTCGCCTGCTTCCCCATGGCCTTCGCGGCGCTTCCCGGCCGGTACGCCTACCTCGGAGTGGCCACCACGGCGCTCGTCGCCGTAGGCGGCCCGTCCGCCCTTCTGGACGCCGAGAGCTCCTGGCAGAGTGTTCCGATGCTCACCGGAGCGGTGCTGGCGGCGTTCATCGGCTGGAGCATCAGGGCCATGGAGGCCGAGGTCGAACGCCGGCACGCCGCCAACCGGGCGCTGGAGAGCGCCAACCTCCGCCTCGCCCGGCTCGGGGAGGAGAACGCCGAGCTGCAGGGCAGACTGCTGGCCGCGGCCCGCCAGACCGGTGTCGCCGGGGAGCGCGGCCGGCTGGCGAGGGAGTTCCACGACACCGTCGCACAGGGCCTGGTGGCCATCGTCACGCAGATCGAGGCCACCGAGGAGGCCGTGAACGACGCCGACGCGGTGCGGCGGCGGCTGGCCGTCGTCCGGAGCCTCGCCAGGGAGAGCCTGGCCGAAGTCCGCCGCTCCTTGGACGACCTGCGCCCCGGGCCGCTGGCGGAGACCAGACTGCCTGAGGCGTTGTCGGCGCTGGTCTCCGGCTGGAGCGCCACGCATGAGCTGCCCGCCATGCTCACCGTCACCGGCACCGCCCGGCTGCTGCATCCCGAGGTCGAGGTGACCGTGTACCGGGCCGTGCAGGAGGCGCTGGCCAACGTGGCCCGGCACGCCGAAGCCGGCAAGACCGGCGTCACCCTGTCATACATGGAGGATGTAGTGGTGGCCGATATCCGGGACGATGGAGTGGGATTCGACTCCTCCGGAGCGGGTGGCGGAGGTTTCGGGCTCACCGCCATGCGGCAGCGGGTCGTCAGGCTCGCCGGGAACGTCGAGGTGGAGTCCGCACCCGGTCAGGGCACCGCTGTCAGCGTGACAGTCCCCGCGATCCCCGCCGAGGCCGAACGGGAGGCGACGTGA
- a CDS encoding family 2 encapsulin nanocompartment cargo protein terpene cyclase produces the protein MQAFTLPEFYMPYPARINPHMERSRAHSAAWARQMGMLDAPKPGGGVVWDDAELARMDYALMCAYTHPDCDGPTLDLITDWYVWVFFFDDHFLEQFKYSRDLLGAKAYLDHLELFMTADGETPPEPANPAEAGLKDLWERTVPAMSHGWRQRFITSTHNLMVESMWELDNIDRGRIANPIEYVQMRRRVGGAPWSANLVEYAVGAEIPDGLAGTRPMRVLSDTFSDAVHLRNDLFSYQREVQEEGENSNAVLVFERFFDCPTQEAAELVNDLLTSRLQQFENTTLIEVPALLAENTVPVHEQLGVAAYVKGLQDWQSGGHEWHARSSRYMNEGAASGPAGVLRGPTGLGTSAAVPTLSPARLGLRRRSQQQSHRPFQPVGHLPLPDLYMPYPVRTSPHLDAARRYAVGWARRMGMFDAIPGVEAGGLWDERRFIGFDFAHCAAMIHADASPEQLNLSSDWLAWGTYGDDYFPAVFGAPRDLVAAKLCNERLSAFMPLDAGATPEPTNPIERGLEDLWRRTAEPMSVPARQQFREAVEDMTAGWLWELVNQTQHRVPDPVDYIEMRRKTFGSDMTMSLARLAHSDMMPAEIYQTRVMRELDTAAQDYACFTNDLFSYQKEIEFEGEVHNLVLVVENFLEVDRWKARDVVADLMTARMQQFEHIVANGLPALFDDFALDEQARRILTRHADDLKEWMSGILEWHRRCARYTEAELRRSRLPGAPAGFSLLPAGLGTSAVRVGAGRRG, from the coding sequence ATGCAGGCTTTCACATTGCCCGAGTTCTACATGCCATATCCCGCCAGGATCAATCCTCATATGGAGCGTTCCCGCGCGCACAGTGCGGCCTGGGCCCGGCAGATGGGCATGCTCGACGCACCCAAGCCCGGCGGCGGCGTCGTGTGGGACGACGCCGAGCTGGCCAGGATGGACTACGCGCTGATGTGCGCCTACACCCACCCCGACTGCGACGGCCCCACCCTGGACCTGATCACCGACTGGTACGTCTGGGTGTTCTTCTTCGACGACCACTTCCTTGAGCAGTTCAAGTACTCCCGCGACCTGCTCGGGGCGAAGGCCTACCTCGACCACCTCGAACTGTTCATGACCGCGGACGGAGAGACGCCGCCGGAGCCGGCCAACCCGGCCGAGGCGGGGCTGAAAGACCTCTGGGAGCGTACGGTTCCGGCGATGTCGCACGGGTGGCGGCAGCGCTTCATCACCAGCACGCACAACCTGATGGTGGAGTCGATGTGGGAGCTGGACAACATCGACCGCGGCCGGATCGCCAACCCGATCGAATACGTGCAGATGCGGCGGAGGGTCGGCGGCGCACCCTGGTCGGCCAACCTCGTCGAATACGCCGTCGGCGCGGAGATCCCCGACGGTCTGGCCGGGACGAGGCCGATGCGGGTCCTGTCGGACACGTTCTCGGACGCGGTGCACCTGCGCAACGACCTGTTCTCCTACCAGCGCGAGGTCCAGGAGGAGGGCGAGAACTCCAACGCGGTGCTGGTCTTCGAGCGGTTCTTCGACTGCCCGACGCAGGAGGCCGCCGAGCTCGTCAACGACCTGCTGACCTCCCGGCTGCAGCAGTTCGAGAACACGACGCTGATCGAGGTCCCGGCCCTGCTGGCCGAGAACACCGTGCCCGTGCACGAGCAGCTCGGGGTCGCCGCCTACGTCAAGGGTCTGCAGGACTGGCAGTCCGGCGGACACGAGTGGCACGCGAGATCCAGCCGGTACATGAACGAAGGCGCCGCCTCGGGCCCCGCCGGTGTGCTGAGAGGCCCGACCGGCCTGGGCACCTCCGCCGCCGTACCGACGCTCTCCCCGGCACGGCTGGGCCTGCGGCGCAGGTCCCAGCAGCAGTCCCACAGGCCGTTCCAGCCGGTGGGGCATCTGCCGCTGCCGGATCTCTACATGCCCTACCCGGTCCGCACCAGCCCCCACCTGGACGCCGCGCGACGCTACGCAGTCGGCTGGGCGCGGCGGATGGGCATGTTCGACGCGATACCCGGGGTGGAAGCCGGCGGGTTGTGGGACGAGCGGCGCTTCATCGGCTTCGACTTCGCCCACTGCGCCGCGATGATCCACGCGGACGCGAGCCCCGAACAGCTCAACCTGTCCTCTGACTGGCTGGCCTGGGGCACGTACGGTGACGACTACTTCCCCGCGGTGTTCGGGGCGCCCCGCGACCTCGTGGCGGCGAAGCTCTGCAACGAACGGCTGTCGGCGTTCATGCCGCTGGACGCCGGGGCCACCCCGGAGCCGACGAACCCGATCGAGCGGGGGCTGGAGGACCTGTGGCGGCGCACCGCGGAGCCGATGAGCGTGCCCGCCCGGCAGCAGTTCCGCGAGGCGGTCGAGGACATGACCGCCGGCTGGCTGTGGGAGCTGGTCAACCAGACCCAGCACCGTGTCCCCGATCCGGTCGACTACATCGAGATGCGCCGCAAGACGTTCGGGTCGGACATGACGATGAGCCTGGCCCGGCTCGCGCACTCGGACATGATGCCTGCGGAGATCTACCAGACACGGGTCATGCGGGAGCTGGACACCGCGGCGCAGGACTACGCCTGTTTCACCAACGACCTGTTCTCCTACCAGAAGGAGATCGAGTTCGAGGGTGAGGTCCACAACCTCGTCCTGGTCGTGGAGAACTTCCTGGAAGTGGACAGGTGGAAGGCCCGGGACGTCGTGGCCGACCTGATGACAGCGCGGATGCAGCAGTTCGAGCACATCGTCGCCAACGGCCTGCCGGCGCTGTTCGACGATTTCGCCCTCGACGAGCAGGCCCGCAGGATTCTCACCCGCCATGCCGACGACCTCAAGGAGTGGATGTCGGGAATCCTCGAATGGCACCGTAGGTGCGCGCGATACACCGAGGCCGAGCTCCGGCGCAGCCGCCTTCCGGGAGCGCCGGCGGGCTTCTCGCTTCTGCCCGCAGGGCTGGGCACCTCGGCGGTGCGGGTCGGGGCCGGCAGGCGGGGCTGA
- a CDS encoding serine/threonine-protein kinase — MSGPHPLAEGDPRQLGDYRLTGVLGEGGQGVVYLGQAPSGQPVAVKALHARMTADPAARERFLREAEITRRVAAFCTARVIDAGIARDRPYLVSEYVRGPSLDELITHDGPRTGGGLDRLAITTLTALAAIHRAGIVHRDFKPSNVIMGQEGPVVIDFGIARVLGHSTTRSGLMGTPAYLSPEQLNGHRAGTASDVFAWAATMVYAATGHPAFPGVIPAAVISAIVTREPDLAGVPDQLRPLLTACLAKDPAARPGVADLFTALTHGAPVMGDSGGKHPGLPFELPHDHDQVSQVGALPGTSEPRTVAPHLSTPVSTAGTPAISPQAPPPPSGSSPQAPPPLSGSSPVAAPPSSSSSPVATSLPADSSPRRTRRRLGRTLTAAVVVILVPAAFWLKPVLTDIFSGTVRPTAGTGSDEQPEPSVTGIPFGTLVGGRLAGPQKWILSLAVGQLGSRPVVVSGGYDGTVLVSDLATGIPVGSPFTGHRGPVWSVAVGQLDGRPAVVSGGSDGTVLVSDLATGAPLGSPFKGHRGSVESVAVGQLDGRPVAVSGGNDGTVLVSDLATGTPIGKPFTGHRHWVLAVAVGQLDGRPVVVSGGYNRTVLVSDLATGAPIGTSFTGHRGPIESIATGQLDGRPVAVSGGGKGDHTVRIWDLATGTPVGKPLTGHRSWALGLAVGQLGGRPTVVSGGYNDRTVRIWDMATGAPLGEPFKGHRGLIESVAVGQLDGRPVAVSGGNDGTVRVWGLGPPYPPPGL, encoded by the coding sequence GTGTCCGGTCCGCACCCGCTGGCCGAAGGCGATCCCCGGCAGCTCGGTGACTATCGGCTGACCGGAGTGCTGGGCGAGGGCGGCCAGGGGGTGGTCTATCTCGGTCAGGCGCCCTCCGGGCAGCCGGTGGCGGTCAAGGCGCTGCACGCCCGGATGACCGCCGACCCCGCCGCCCGGGAACGCTTCCTGCGCGAGGCCGAGATCACCCGCCGCGTCGCGGCCTTCTGCACCGCGCGGGTCATCGACGCGGGAATCGCCCGGGACCGGCCCTACCTGGTCAGCGAGTACGTCCGGGGCCCGTCTCTGGATGAGCTCATCACCCACGACGGGCCGCGCACCGGCGGCGGGCTGGACCGGCTGGCGATCACCACCTTGACGGCGCTGGCCGCGATCCATCGGGCCGGCATCGTCCACCGGGACTTCAAACCCAGCAACGTGATCATGGGACAGGAAGGGCCGGTGGTCATCGACTTCGGCATCGCCCGCGTGCTGGGACACTCCACCACGCGATCCGGCCTGATGGGGACCCCCGCCTACCTGTCGCCCGAACAGCTCAACGGACACCGGGCCGGTACGGCCTCGGACGTGTTCGCCTGGGCCGCCACCATGGTGTACGCCGCCACCGGGCATCCGGCCTTCCCTGGCGTGATCCCGGCGGCGGTGATCAGCGCGATCGTGACCCGCGAACCCGACCTGGCGGGCGTGCCCGACCAGCTGCGGCCGCTACTGACCGCCTGCCTGGCCAAAGACCCCGCCGCCCGGCCCGGCGTCGCCGACCTGTTCACCGCCCTCACCCATGGGGCGCCCGTCATGGGCGATTCCGGTGGGAAACATCCCGGCCTGCCTTTCGAGCTTCCACATGACCATGATCAAGTGTCACAGGTCGGCGCGCTGCCCGGCACCTCTGAGCCCCGTACCGTCGCCCCCCACCTCTCCACGCCGGTGTCCACGGCCGGGACACCGGCGATCTCTCCACAGGCGCCGCCACCCCCCAGCGGCTCTTCCCCACAGGCCCCGCCACCCCTCAGCGGCTCTTCCCCAGTGGCGGCACCGCCTTCCAGCAGCTCTTCCCCAGTGGCGACATCGCTCCCCGCCGACTCCTCTCCGCGCCGCACCCGGCGCCGCCTGGGGAGGACCCTCACCGCGGCCGTCGTCGTCATCCTGGTCCCGGCCGCCTTCTGGCTGAAGCCCGTCTTGACGGACATCTTCTCCGGCACCGTTCGCCCAACCGCGGGGACCGGCTCGGACGAGCAGCCGGAACCCTCCGTGACGGGCATCCCCTTCGGCACCCTTGTCGGCGGCCGGCTCGCAGGCCCGCAGAAGTGGATCCTGTCGCTGGCGGTGGGACAGCTCGGCAGCCGCCCGGTAGTGGTCTCCGGCGGCTACGACGGCACCGTGCTGGTGTCGGACCTGGCCACCGGCATCCCCGTCGGCAGCCCCTTCACCGGCCATCGGGGTCCGGTCTGGTCGGTCGCGGTGGGGCAGCTCGACGGCCGCCCGGCAGTGGTCTCCGGCGGCAGCGACGGCACGGTGCTGGTGTCGGACCTGGCCACCGGCGCTCCCCTGGGCAGCCCCTTCAAAGGTCATCGGGGCTCGGTCGAGTCGGTCGCGGTGGGGCAGCTCGACGGCCGCCCGGTGGCGGTCTCCGGCGGCAACGACGGCACCGTGCTGGTGTCGGACCTGGCCACCGGCACCCCCATCGGCAAACCCTTCACCGGCCACCGGCACTGGGTCCTGGCGGTGGCGGTGGGGCAGCTCGACGGCCGCCCGGTAGTGGTCTCCGGCGGCTACAACCGCACCGTGCTGGTGTCGGACCTGGCCACCGGCGCCCCCATCGGCACATCCTTCACCGGCCACCGAGGCCCGATCGAGTCGATAGCGACGGGACAGCTCGACGGCCGCCCGGTGGCGGTCTCCGGCGGCGGCAAAGGCGATCACACGGTGCGGATATGGGACCTGGCCACCGGCACCCCCGTCGGCAAACCCCTCACCGGCCACCGGAGCTGGGCCCTGGGCCTGGCGGTGGGGCAGCTCGGCGGCCGCCCGACAGTGGTCTCCGGCGGCTACAACGATCGCACGGTGCGGATATGGGACATGGCCACCGGCGCTCCCCTGGGCGAACCCTTCAAAGGCCATCGGGGCCTGATCGAGTCGGTCGCGGTGGGGCAGCTCGACGGCCGCCCGGTGGCGGTCTCCGGCGGCAACGACGGCACCGTGCGGGTATGGGGTCTGGGGCCACCGTACCCACCGCCCGGCCTGTGA
- a CDS encoding response regulator, with protein MSVRLVIVDDHPVVRDGLRGMFVEQADLEVVGEAEDGERGLAVALRERPDVVLTDLRMPGLGGAKFIGLLAERVPSARVLVLTTYDGDDDVLPALTAGAIGYLLKDSPREEVFRAVRAAALGETVLSPAVAARLLNRVRTPAPAELSGRERTVLALVARGSTNKEAAAALFISETTVKTHLAHIYTKLGVSDRASAVAVAYSRGLLP; from the coding sequence GTGAGCGTACGGCTGGTGATCGTGGATGACCACCCCGTCGTACGGGACGGCCTGCGGGGCATGTTCGTGGAACAAGCCGACCTGGAGGTCGTGGGCGAGGCGGAGGACGGGGAGCGAGGGCTGGCCGTGGCCCTGCGGGAGCGACCCGACGTCGTGCTGACCGACCTGCGCATGCCCGGACTCGGGGGAGCGAAGTTCATCGGGCTGCTGGCGGAACGGGTGCCTTCGGCCCGTGTGCTGGTTCTGACCACCTACGACGGCGACGATGACGTGCTGCCCGCGCTGACCGCGGGCGCGATCGGCTACCTGCTCAAGGACTCCCCGCGCGAGGAGGTCTTCCGCGCCGTGCGGGCGGCGGCGCTGGGGGAGACGGTGCTGTCTCCGGCCGTGGCCGCCCGCCTGCTCAACCGAGTCCGCACGCCCGCTCCCGCCGAGCTGAGCGGACGTGAACGGACCGTACTCGCCCTGGTCGCGCGTGGCTCCACCAACAAGGAGGCGGCCGCGGCACTGTTCATCAGCGAGACGACAGTGAAGACCCACCTGGCACACATCTACACAAAGCTGGGCGTCTCTGACCGAGCCTCGGCCGTGGCCGTCGCCTACAGTCGCGGCCTGCTGCCATGA
- a CDS encoding MarR family winged helix-turn-helix transcriptional regulator encodes MNGVELFLLGRTLMKIGEEALPTEGIGRHSTSVRTVLIVVSDVRAHPGSAVGEIATRTGLPQSAVSAAVARLREAGAITTEPDSRDRRRLLIQSASQASGRVEEVRSAPIDTALAAALDTDDPQRVAEIVALLDELARHLTPQALTRLRG; translated from the coding sequence ATGAATGGAGTCGAACTGTTCCTGTTGGGACGGACCCTGATGAAGATCGGGGAGGAGGCCCTGCCCACCGAGGGCATCGGCCGGCACTCCACCAGCGTCCGAACAGTCCTGATCGTGGTCAGCGACGTGCGCGCGCATCCCGGCAGCGCCGTCGGAGAGATCGCCACCAGGACCGGCCTCCCGCAAAGCGCTGTGTCGGCAGCGGTCGCCCGGCTCCGCGAGGCAGGCGCCATCACCACCGAACCCGATTCCCGCGATCGCCGCCGTCTCCTCATCCAGTCCGCATCCCAGGCCTCCGGCCGGGTGGAGGAGGTCAGGTCGGCCCCCATCGACACCGCGCTGGCGGCAGCCTTGGACACCGACGACCCACAGCGGGTCGCCGAGATCGTCGCCCTCCTCGACGAACTCGCGCGACACCTCACCCCGCAAGCACTCACCCGCCTACGTGGCTAG
- a CDS encoding alpha/beta fold hydrolase: MDTTTTTDMTTGLLRVPGATLYYEVRGTGPVLLISQSGEGDAGRSKDLVDQLVTDYTVVTYDRRGLSRSTPDAPARGVTMAEHADDVHRLLTAITDKPALMLGCSLGASIGFHLAVDHPGQISTLIAHEPVTPRLLPAGQRAHHEQELEHIQRIHRRDGLAATFKVVAEVLGIDPANPDVEPGLTPQPMTPQRVRNFDFFVEHDFTAVIRDTLDVTALTDTRTRIVSAAGRTTPRTVFDNKCAFALADMLDTGLHWFPGGHNGNTTHPKAYAAALRDTLNAA; this comes from the coding sequence ATGGACACCACCACGACGACAGACATGACGACGGGCCTGCTTCGAGTGCCGGGCGCCACGCTCTACTACGAGGTCCGTGGCACCGGCCCGGTGCTGCTGATCTCCCAGAGCGGCGAAGGCGACGCCGGGCGCAGCAAGGACCTGGTCGACCAACTAGTGACCGACTACACCGTGGTGACCTACGACCGCCGCGGCCTGTCCCGCAGCACGCCGGACGCCCCCGCCCGCGGGGTGACCATGGCCGAACACGCCGACGACGTGCACCGACTGCTGACCGCCATCACCGACAAGCCGGCGCTCATGCTCGGCTGCAGCCTCGGTGCCTCCATCGGGTTCCACCTGGCCGTCGACCACCCCGGCCAGATCAGCACGCTCATCGCCCACGAGCCCGTCACCCCGCGGCTGCTACCCGCCGGCCAGCGCGCCCACCACGAGCAGGAACTCGAGCACATCCAGCGGATCCACCGCCGCGACGGCCTGGCCGCGACCTTCAAGGTGGTCGCCGAGGTGCTCGGCATCGACCCCGCCAACCCCGACGTGGAGCCCGGCCTCACCCCGCAACCGATGACCCCCCAGCGGGTGCGCAACTTCGACTTCTTCGTCGAGCACGACTTCACCGCGGTCATCCGCGACACTCTCGACGTCACCGCGCTCACCGACACCCGGACCCGCATCGTGTCGGCCGCCGGCCGCACCACCCCGCGCACCGTCTTCGACAACAAGTGCGCCTTCGCGCTTGCGGACATGCTCGACACCGGCCTGCACTGGTTCCCCGGCGGCCACAACGGCAACACCACCCACCCCAAGGCCTACGCCGCCGCCCTCCGCGACACCCTCAACGCTGCCTGA
- a CDS encoding helix-turn-helix domain-containing protein yields MDFPQTLRATRQRRHLSQLDLALRAGTTQRHLSFMESGRSRPGRTMVVRLGESMELPLRERNELLLSAGYAPVYPQTSLDDPSLEHVRAALGRILAGHLPYPAIVVDARHDLVLANDAFGLLTEGVAEHLLRPPVNVLRLSLHPEGMAPRIVNLAQWAQHILDRIPHDDLYDELSGYVPHVAPGPDHVGFAVPVRLRSTLGELRLTTTITTFATALDVTVAELKLEAFLPADTATAALLAG; encoded by the coding sequence GTGGACTTTCCCCAGACCCTGCGCGCGACCCGGCAGCGCCGCCACCTCAGCCAGCTCGACCTCGCCCTGCGCGCGGGCACGACGCAGCGCCACCTCAGCTTCATGGAGAGCGGCCGCTCCCGGCCCGGTCGGACCATGGTGGTACGGCTGGGCGAGTCGATGGAGCTGCCGCTCAGGGAGCGCAACGAGCTCCTGCTCTCGGCCGGTTACGCCCCCGTCTACCCGCAGACCTCGCTTGACGACCCGAGCCTGGAGCACGTGCGCGCCGCGCTGGGACGCATCCTGGCCGGGCACCTGCCCTACCCCGCGATCGTCGTGGACGCGAGGCACGACCTGGTGCTCGCCAACGACGCGTTCGGCCTGCTCACCGAGGGCGTCGCGGAGCACCTGCTGCGCCCGCCGGTCAATGTGCTGCGCCTCTCGCTGCACCCCGAGGGCATGGCACCGCGGATCGTCAACCTGGCGCAGTGGGCGCAGCACATCCTCGACCGCATCCCGCACGACGACCTCTACGACGAGCTGTCCGGCTACGTGCCGCACGTCGCCCCGGGACCCGACCACGTGGGCTTCGCCGTACCCGTACGGCTGCGCTCGACGCTCGGTGAGCTGCGGCTGACGACCACGATCACGACGTTCGCGACCGCGCTCGACGTGACCGTGGCGGAGCTGAAACTGGAGGCGTTCCTGCCCGCCGACACGGCCACGGCGGCGTTGCTGGCCGGGTGA
- a CDS encoding thermonuclease family protein — protein sequence MRRGITSITLAAVVTFATAGFALPAGVAPNVPEGTVRAKVKKIIDGDTLVLLIGRKEAKVRVLEVNAPGGKECWAKEATARAAKLMPVGSTAYTLADRKPRDRNGLNLLYVWNSDGVFVNQNLIRYGYAKWKSMTPNDRFTESLRKMEAKAARERLRVWSGKCGGTATPTPAPTPTGTPNPPKPSPTSKPTPTSKPSPTPKPSDTGSTGNDPRFRTCGEANAAGYGPYRRGVDPEYAWYQDRDGDGLVCER from the coding sequence GTGAGAAGAGGCATCACGTCGATCACCTTGGCCGCCGTGGTCACATTCGCCACCGCGGGCTTCGCCCTTCCGGCCGGCGTCGCACCGAACGTGCCGGAGGGGACGGTCCGGGCGAAGGTGAAGAAGATCATCGACGGTGACACCCTGGTTCTTCTCATCGGGCGGAAGGAGGCGAAGGTCAGGGTGCTGGAGGTGAACGCGCCCGGCGGAAAGGAGTGCTGGGCGAAGGAGGCGACCGCGCGGGCGGCCAAGCTGATGCCGGTGGGCTCCACGGCGTACACGCTGGCCGACAGGAAACCGCGGGACAGGAATGGCCTGAACCTTCTCTATGTCTGGAATTCCGATGGCGTTTTCGTCAACCAAAACCTCATTCGGTACGGCTATGCGAAATGGAAGTCCATGACACCGAATGACCGGTTCACCGAAAGCCTGAGGAAGATGGAGGCGAAGGCCGCCAGGGAACGTCTCCGGGTCTGGTCCGGAAAGTGCGGCGGCACGGCCACTCCGACACCCGCCCCGACCCCGACCGGGACTCCGAACCCGCCGAAGCCGAGCCCCACCTCGAAGCCGACTCCCACCTCGAAGCCGAGCCCCACCCCGAAGCCGAGTGACACGGGAAGCACCGGGAATGACCCGCGCTTCCGGACGTGCGGGGAGGCGAACGCCGCGGGTTACGGACCTTACCGGCGGGGCGTCGACCCCGAATACGCCTGGTATCAGGATCGTGACGGCGACGGCCTGGTCTGCGAACGCTAG
- a CDS encoding tyrosine-type recombinase/integrase, whose amino-acid sequence MTLRAALSSAVREEVLTRNVAANVKMSVPRKRKVKLRSADEARAFLESARTREDPMYPAYVLVLVLGLRPGEALGLRWQDVDLGSAEMTIGWQLQRVAGQLLHRQTKTDASLPFPEIVTAALRARRRACDEAREAAGESWQETGLVFTTASGRPVEPSNFRRSFANACDKAKVRKVHVHATRKTCASLLVALDVHPRVAMQILRHSQISVTMNIYSEVSSEETRKALKRLGKQLGS is encoded by the coding sequence ATGACCTTGCGCGCCGCGCTGAGCAGCGCCGTACGCGAGGAGGTCCTCACCCGCAACGTCGCGGCCAACGTCAAGATGTCGGTCCCTCGAAAGCGCAAGGTCAAGCTCCGGTCCGCCGACGAGGCTCGTGCCTTCCTGGAGTCGGCCCGGACACGTGAGGACCCGATGTATCCGGCCTACGTCCTGGTCCTGGTGCTCGGTCTGCGCCCGGGGGAGGCGCTCGGGCTCCGGTGGCAGGACGTCGACCTCGGCAGCGCCGAGATGACCATCGGCTGGCAGCTCCAGCGGGTCGCCGGCCAACTGCTCCACCGGCAGACCAAGACGGACGCCTCGTTACCGTTTCCGGAGATCGTGACGGCGGCGCTCCGTGCCCGTCGACGGGCATGCGACGAAGCCCGTGAAGCCGCGGGGGAGTCATGGCAGGAGACCGGGCTCGTCTTCACCACCGCGAGCGGGCGACCGGTCGAACCATCGAACTTCCGGCGCAGCTTCGCCAACGCATGCGACAAGGCGAAGGTCCGCAAGGTCCATGTGCACGCGACCCGCAAGACCTGCGCGTCTCTCCTCGTCGCACTCGACGTCCACCCGCGCGTGGCGATGCAGATCCTCCGGCACAGCCAGATCTCGGTCACAATGAACATCTACAGCGAGGTCTCGTCGGAGGAGACCCGCAAGGCGCTCAAACGGCTGGGCAAGCAGCTCGGTTCGTAG